In one window of Pseudoalteromonas espejiana DSM 9414 DNA:
- a CDS encoding DNA polymerase II has product MFLKSGFVLSAQAHDTSHGLQYEIWFASDSGPIKTISDNETALFFIKSADAKKAHDILTAESHSFLIKPLTLKNFQQHTMCGCYFKSLKHFYSASKVLKSHGIILFEDDIRPIERYLMERFIKGGAWLTGKLVEHENYNVLLNAKLKANADYTPTLSKLSVDIECNESGVLFSVGLVGCGLDCVIMIGEPQHHEPALDYTIIWCEDEVALLKQLVALINQCDPDIIIGWNVIEFDFSVIYERSEALGVKLLLGRGNLPLYVRKGHFTRVSIPGRCVIDGIDTLKNATYSFESFSLANVSQEVLGESKLIESGNSLQEIIRQFNEDKRSLANYNRQDCILVNKIFEKLKLLDFAVIRTQLTGLELEKRGGSVAAFVNMYLPLLHRSGYVAPNMGDHGLTFESPGGYVMESVPGLYKNVIVLDFKSLYPSIMQTFYIDPLGLIEGIEHPENSIEGFNNAQFSREQHHLPKLIKNLALQRQRAKDNHDLMLSQAIKIIMNSLYGVLGSKGCRFYDPRLSSSITLRGHEIMLQTKKWIEQEGYSVIYGDTDSTFVKLADELAPDDCNSIGKRLAQHINDLWTQEIKTKHNLASHLEIEYESLYSPFFLPTIRGKTVGSKKRYVGQLIKPDQSKLVFKGLETVRSDWTKLAQQFQFDLFTLLFEQPEKINALANDYISKLLNGEFDHLLVFKKRLGQNLIDYQKNIPPHVQAIKKFQKKNSEFSMNRGDFVTFVYTTNGVELYQGLHSYDYPIYIEKQIVPLLEMVSQIINVNVNNDERKQIELF; this is encoded by the coding sequence GTGTTTTTAAAATCAGGTTTTGTACTTTCTGCACAAGCACACGATACATCGCACGGCCTCCAGTACGAAATTTGGTTTGCTTCTGATAGTGGGCCAATCAAAACAATTTCTGATAACGAAACTGCGCTGTTTTTTATAAAAAGTGCTGATGCAAAAAAAGCGCATGATATTTTAACTGCCGAGTCACATAGTTTTTTAATTAAACCCCTTACGCTTAAAAATTTTCAACAGCACACAATGTGTGGGTGCTATTTTAAGTCGCTTAAACATTTTTATTCCGCCAGCAAAGTTTTAAAAAGCCATGGCATCATTTTATTTGAAGATGATATTAGGCCCATTGAGCGTTATTTAATGGAGCGATTTATAAAAGGTGGCGCTTGGTTGACGGGTAAACTTGTTGAACATGAAAACTATAATGTACTTTTAAACGCCAAATTAAAAGCTAATGCAGACTATACACCTACACTTTCTAAGTTATCAGTTGATATAGAGTGTAATGAAAGTGGGGTGTTATTTTCTGTTGGCTTAGTAGGCTGTGGTTTAGACTGCGTGATTATGATTGGCGAGCCTCAGCACCATGAGCCAGCGCTTGATTATACTATTATATGGTGCGAAGACGAAGTCGCGCTTTTAAAGCAACTTGTTGCACTTATAAATCAATGTGACCCTGACATAATAATTGGCTGGAATGTTATAGAGTTTGATTTTTCCGTCATTTACGAGCGCTCCGAAGCGCTTGGGGTAAAGTTATTACTAGGACGGGGAAACCTACCGTTATATGTACGCAAAGGCCATTTTACTCGGGTTTCTATTCCTGGGCGCTGTGTAATAGATGGTATTGATACTTTAAAAAATGCCACTTATAGCTTTGAGAGCTTTTCGCTTGCTAATGTGTCTCAGGAAGTTTTAGGTGAATCTAAATTAATAGAATCTGGCAATAGTTTACAAGAAATAATCCGCCAATTTAATGAAGATAAACGCTCGCTTGCTAACTACAATCGCCAAGACTGCATACTTGTTAATAAAATCTTTGAAAAACTAAAGCTACTTGATTTTGCCGTCATTCGGACTCAATTAACAGGCCTTGAGCTTGAAAAGCGAGGCGGTTCTGTTGCGGCCTTTGTAAATATGTACCTGCCTTTATTACATCGAAGCGGTTATGTAGCACCTAATATGGGCGATCACGGGCTTACTTTTGAAAGCCCAGGTGGATATGTGATGGAATCTGTTCCAGGCCTTTATAAAAATGTAATCGTGCTAGATTTTAAAAGCCTGTATCCCAGTATTATGCAAACCTTCTATATTGACCCGCTAGGTTTGATAGAAGGAATTGAACATCCTGAAAATAGTATTGAAGGCTTTAATAACGCTCAGTTCTCTCGAGAGCAGCATCATTTACCTAAGCTTATAAAAAACTTGGCACTACAGCGTCAGCGAGCAAAAGATAATCATGATTTAATGCTATCCCAAGCGATTAAAATAATAATGAATAGCTTATATGGCGTATTAGGTTCTAAAGGGTGCCGTTTTTACGATCCTCGGCTCTCAAGCTCTATTACTTTGCGTGGGCACGAAATTATGTTGCAAACAAAAAAGTGGATTGAACAAGAGGGTTATAGTGTTATTTACGGAGATACAGACTCTACGTTTGTAAAGTTAGCCGATGAATTAGCGCCGGATGATTGTAACTCAATTGGTAAACGTTTAGCTCAGCATATTAATGATTTATGGACACAAGAAATAAAAACTAAGCACAACTTAGCTAGCCATTTAGAAATAGAATATGAATCTCTCTATAGCCCGTTTTTTTTACCAACGATAAGAGGTAAAACTGTGGGCTCTAAAAAGCGCTATGTAGGCCAGTTAATAAAGCCAGACCAATCAAAGTTAGTTTTTAAAGGGCTAGAAACTGTAAGAAGCGACTGGACAAAGTTAGCTCAGCAATTTCAATTTGATTTATTTACCCTCCTTTTTGAGCAACCTGAAAAAATTAATGCTCTCGCAAATGACTATATAAGTAAACTTTTAAATGGAGAGTTTGATCATTTACTGGTCTTTAAAAAGCGTTTAGGTCAAAACTTAATCGACTATCAGAAGAATATTCCCCCTCATGTACAGGCTATAAAGAAGTTTCAGAAAAAAAATAGTGAATTTTCTATGAATAGAGGCGACTTTGTTACATTTGTTTACACAACTAACGGAGTCGAGTTATATCAAGGGCTACACAGCTATGACTACCCAATTTACATAGAAAAGCAAATTGTACCTTTATTGGAAATGGTTTCGCAAATTATTAACGTAAACGTAAACAATGATGAGCGAAAACAGATTGAATTATTCTAG
- a CDS encoding primosomal replication protein: MLANALDKLRQQVATLKQQAEQFDKAKLFSKNRYMQAQPSLFDRGVFSTKSMNLADYVTEIEDEIASLPPSEHRHAYTYALERIGNQVQAVFSVIKSTPIWTKENKSHYKPRPKNKVYKQAVQKIMQSSHELYDELKQNHEFERRLVLMIEERKLQMEKATPAQAQKLNMEILTTHARLGRCRKAISATEDKIQQVEKQQLR, translated from the coding sequence ATGCTAGCAAACGCGTTAGATAAATTACGCCAACAAGTTGCTACTCTTAAGCAACAAGCCGAGCAATTTGATAAAGCTAAATTGTTCTCTAAAAACCGTTACATGCAAGCGCAGCCAAGCTTGTTTGATCGCGGCGTATTTAGCACTAAAAGCATGAACCTAGCCGACTACGTAACAGAAATAGAAGATGAAATAGCAAGCCTACCACCAAGTGAGCATCGCCATGCATATACTTACGCTCTTGAGCGCATAGGTAATCAAGTGCAAGCCGTGTTTAGTGTTATTAAATCAACGCCTATTTGGACAAAAGAAAACAAGAGCCACTATAAGCCACGTCCAAAAAATAAAGTTTATAAACAAGCCGTGCAAAAAATAATGCAATCGTCGCACGAGCTATACGATGAGCTTAAGCAAAACCACGAGTTTGAGCGCCGCCTAGTATTAATGATTGAAGAGCGGAAGCTACAAATGGAAAAAGCCACACCAGCGCAAGCGCAAAAGCTTAATATGGAAATATTAACAACACATGCTCGATTAGGTCGGTGTCGTAAAGCAATTTCGGCCACCGAAGATAAAATTCAACAAGTCGAAAAACAACAATTACGCTAA
- the dinG gene encoding ATP-dependent DNA helicase DinG, whose amino-acid sequence MLSDQLKKTIRQVHQHVANNLTDYRPRSSQNYLVAEIAKTLAGEYHKKQRICVIEAGTGTGKSLAYCLGALPLALAQKKKLVISTATVALQEQLIAKELPFFKKHSGLDFKFDLVKGRQRYICAHKLHNAVNGDRQTQMEFMPTLTSPLSDMETKCLKGLYDAYVNKKWQGDRDSWADTIPDRVWNLIACDKHACQRQMKAHQTCPFQLARNQLMQMDVLVINHSLLLADLDLGGGKILPEPDNTIYVIDEAHHLAHITRDFSSAAATIKGTIDWLDKLTKFSGKMSKVLVGQKAIGQNFKLCDSINDANKDLKVVRDILDNADFEYSKDDTYRFEHGEIPKSLHSKAKDISDATLDALRCLNKMHDTLTQDVSDGDIKPYVADPVLAESGQYINRLEQLNKLWYSYANKGEGTPHARWIKRLEYKSHHDHLLSDCPIEVGYYLKDKLWNECAGAVLCSATLSALGSFDHFAYESGLAKEEGVKFIKVPSPFDYPKQATLRIPVSMIEPTDKAFSDHIAQTLPEYLNTNKANLVLFASYWQMDHVAKFLRTKGFNLLVQGEMSREALLKKHTQNIDAGKGSILFGTQSLSEGLDLPGKYLENLIITKIPFAVPTSPIEEAQAEFVQSKGGNPFLSITVPDAAKKLVQSCGRLLRKESDEGCITILDRRLITKRYGKAMLDTLPPFKRQIDY is encoded by the coding sequence ATGCTTTCTGACCAACTAAAAAAAACAATTAGGCAAGTACACCAGCATGTGGCTAATAACCTAACTGATTATCGTCCGCGTAGTAGCCAAAACTACCTCGTCGCCGAAATAGCAAAAACGCTAGCTGGTGAATACCATAAAAAGCAGCGCATATGTGTAATTGAAGCAGGCACAGGTACAGGTAAATCACTTGCTTATTGTTTAGGTGCTTTACCGCTTGCCCTTGCACAAAAAAAGAAGCTGGTAATTTCTACGGCTACCGTGGCATTGCAAGAGCAATTAATTGCTAAAGAGCTGCCTTTTTTTAAAAAGCATTCTGGGCTCGACTTTAAGTTTGACCTAGTAAAAGGCAGGCAGCGCTATATATGTGCCCATAAACTACATAACGCTGTTAATGGCGATAGACAAACGCAAATGGAGTTTATGCCTACACTTACCTCGCCATTAAGCGACATGGAAACAAAGTGCCTCAAAGGTTTATACGATGCATACGTTAACAAAAAATGGCAAGGCGATAGAGACAGCTGGGCCGACACCATCCCCGACAGAGTTTGGAATTTAATTGCATGCGATAAACATGCCTGTCAGCGCCAAATGAAAGCCCACCAAACTTGTCCGTTTCAGCTTGCTCGTAATCAGCTTATGCAAATGGATGTATTGGTAATTAATCATTCGTTATTACTAGCTGATTTAGATTTAGGTGGCGGTAAAATATTACCCGAGCCCGACAATACTATTTATGTAATAGACGAAGCGCATCACCTTGCGCATATTACCCGCGACTTTTCATCAGCGGCAGCCACTATTAAAGGCACCATAGACTGGCTAGATAAGCTCACCAAATTTAGCGGCAAAATGTCTAAGGTATTAGTTGGTCAAAAAGCCATTGGTCAAAACTTCAAACTGTGCGACAGCATTAACGACGCCAATAAAGATTTAAAAGTAGTGCGTGATATTCTCGATAACGCCGACTTTGAATACTCAAAAGACGATACATACAGGTTTGAGCACGGCGAAATCCCTAAATCATTGCATAGCAAAGCTAAAGATATAAGCGATGCCACACTAGATGCATTACGTTGCTTAAATAAAATGCACGACACGCTAACCCAAGATGTAAGCGATGGTGATATAAAGCCCTACGTTGCTGACCCTGTTTTAGCCGAAAGCGGACAATACATAAACCGCTTAGAGCAGTTAAATAAACTTTGGTATAGCTATGCAAATAAAGGAGAAGGCACACCACACGCTAGGTGGATAAAGCGCTTAGAGTATAAAAGCCATCACGATCATTTATTAAGCGACTGCCCAATTGAAGTAGGCTACTACCTTAAAGATAAATTGTGGAATGAATGTGCCGGTGCAGTTTTATGCTCTGCTACTTTAAGTGCCCTCGGTTCGTTTGACCACTTTGCCTATGAAAGTGGATTAGCAAAAGAAGAAGGCGTTAAATTTATTAAGGTCCCCTCACCTTTTGATTACCCCAAGCAAGCAACACTGCGCATACCCGTAAGTATGATTGAGCCAACCGATAAAGCTTTTAGCGATCATATAGCGCAAACATTACCAGAGTATTTAAACACCAATAAAGCTAACCTAGTGTTGTTTGCCTCGTACTGGCAAATGGACCATGTGGCTAAGTTTCTTAGAACAAAAGGTTTTAACTTATTAGTACAAGGTGAGATGTCGCGAGAGGCCTTACTTAAAAAGCACACTCAAAATATTGATGCAGGCAAAGGCAGTATTTTATTTGGTACACAAAGCCTTTCAGAAGGGCTTGATTTACCTGGAAAATATTTAGAAAATTTAATTATTACAAAAATTCCGTTTGCCGTGCCAACATCTCCCATCGAAGAAGCCCAAGCAGAATTTGTACAAAGCAAAGGTGGGAATCCGTTTTTGTCGATTACGGTGCCCGATGCCGCAAAGAAATTGGTACAAAGCTGTGGTAGACTGCTGCGAAAAGAGAGCGACGAAGGTTGTATAACCATTCTCGATAGGCGTTTAATTACTAAGCGCTACGGCAAAGCCATGCTCGACACCTTACCACCTTTTAAAAGACAAATAGATTATTAA
- a CDS encoding histone deacetylase family protein, translating into MQLFYHPLYSALTLPERHRFPIQKYQLLKAEIEGLGLTANHFTSPIKATPAQLSLCHTQAYINDFLNGSLSNKAIKKMGFPYSNQLVERTLLSVGASIQGSEHALKHGFSANLSGGYHHAYSDYGSGFCIFNDLAIAAAHLINKEQTDTVLIFDCDVHQGDGTAQITQTQSNVITCSIHCEQNFPRLKQQSDYDFALPANTTDANYLTTLKQALEFCVRIHSPDIILYNAGADIYQKDELGLFNVSLEGVYKRDHFILNFCKTNNLPIMCALGGGYQRNVESLINVHKQLFKAAIDLF; encoded by the coding sequence ATGCAGCTTTTTTATCACCCGCTTTATTCTGCTTTAACGCTTCCTGAGCGCCATCGCTTTCCAATACAAAAATACCAACTGCTCAAAGCAGAAATTGAAGGCCTAGGCTTAACGGCTAATCATTTTACTTCGCCTATAAAAGCAACGCCTGCTCAGCTTTCGCTTTGCCATACTCAAGCTTATATTAATGACTTTTTAAACGGGTCACTTAGTAATAAAGCCATTAAAAAAATGGGCTTTCCGTATTCAAATCAATTGGTAGAGCGCACGTTACTGTCGGTTGGTGCGAGTATTCAAGGCAGCGAACACGCGCTAAAGCATGGTTTTAGCGCTAATTTAAGTGGAGGCTATCATCATGCCTACAGTGATTACGGCAGCGGCTTTTGTATTTTTAACGACCTTGCTATTGCAGCAGCGCATTTAATAAATAAAGAGCAAACCGACACGGTTTTAATTTTTGATTGCGATGTACATCAAGGCGACGGCACCGCACAAATAACGCAAACCCAAAGTAATGTAATCACTTGCTCTATACATTGTGAGCAAAACTTTCCGCGCTTAAAGCAGCAATCCGATTACGACTTTGCACTACCTGCCAACACAACAGATGCCAACTACTTAACGACCCTTAAACAAGCGCTCGAATTTTGTGTACGCATTCACAGCCCCGATATTATTTTATACAACGCAGGGGCAGACATTTACCAAAAAGACGAGCTTGGCCTATTTAATGTATCCCTTGAGGGAGTTTATAAGCGCGACCATTTCATACTCAATTTTTGTAAAACTAATAATTTACCAATTATGTGCGCGCTTGGTGGCGGTTATCAACGCAACGTAGAGTCGTTAATAAATGTGCATAAACAACTATTTAAAGCGGCTATCGATTTATTTTAG
- a CDS encoding TSUP family transporter gives MFELALDPTTLAILCAAALAAGFIDAIAGGGGLLTVPALLTAGLPPHVTLGTNKLAASFGSLTASYTYYKKNLFSPKFWASSILATAIGAVIGTLIVDHLSIDFLNKLLPIIIIMVACYSLFGSLSTTQGDELPSKNPALKVKQWLQGLALGFFDGVAGPGAGTFWTASNSLLYKMSLLLNCGLARSMNFVSNFISLITFVALGHVNFLLGLTMGLFIMLGAWIGAHSAIRFGGKFIRPVFNTMVILLALKLIYEAYL, from the coding sequence ATGTTTGAACTTGCTTTAGATCCAACCACACTGGCCATTTTATGTGCTGCCGCTTTGGCTGCAGGCTTTATTGATGCAATAGCCGGTGGCGGTGGGCTACTTACCGTACCTGCACTATTAACCGCAGGCTTACCACCGCATGTAACGCTTGGTACCAATAAACTAGCCGCAAGCTTTGGCTCATTAACGGCCAGCTATACTTATTATAAAAAAAACCTATTTAGCCCTAAGTTTTGGGCAAGCTCCATCCTTGCCACTGCAATAGGCGCTGTTATTGGTACACTAATTGTTGACCATTTAAGCATCGACTTTTTAAACAAGCTTTTACCTATCATAATAATTATGGTGGCGTGCTATAGCTTATTTGGCAGCTTAAGTACCACGCAAGGCGACGAATTACCTTCAAAAAACCCCGCTTTAAAAGTTAAGCAGTGGCTTCAAGGGTTAGCTTTAGGTTTTTTTGATGGCGTAGCAGGCCCTGGGGCTGGCACGTTTTGGACTGCCTCAAATAGCTTACTATATAAAATGAGCCTGTTACTTAATTGTGGCTTAGCGCGCTCAATGAACTTTGTCTCAAATTTTATATCGCTTATTACGTTTGTAGCGCTTGGGCACGTAAACTTTTTACTGGGCCTCACCATGGGTTTATTTATTATGCTGGGAGCATGGATAGGCGCGCATTCAGCTATTCGCTTTGGTGGTAAGTTTATTCGCCCGGTATTTAATACTATGGTTATACTTTTAGCATTAAAACTTATTTACGAGGCTTACCTATAA
- a CDS encoding late competence development ComFB family protein — translation MRLHDDIHNFYEKIVVEEIIKRKLDKIYNEDVMADFCCTVLNQLPPRYIRYDVDMAFYLPQSERIHMEERVQTAIDVAITQISKKKDLNDQPT, via the coding sequence ATGCGATTACACGATGACATACACAACTTTTACGAAAAAATAGTGGTTGAAGAAATTATTAAGCGTAAGCTAGATAAAATTTACAACGAAGATGTTATGGCCGATTTTTGTTGTACTGTGCTCAATCAGCTTCCTCCCCGTTATATTCGCTACGATGTAGATATGGCCTTTTATTTGCCGCAAAGCGAGCGAATCCATATGGAAGAACGTGTACAAACAGCAATAGATGTAGCCATTACTCAAATTTCAAAAAAGAAAGATCTAAATGACCAACCCACTTGA